A region of Eschrichtius robustus isolate mEscRob2 chromosome 19, mEscRob2.pri, whole genome shotgun sequence DNA encodes the following proteins:
- the NUDT21 gene encoding cleavage and polyadenylation specificity factor subunit 5 isoform X1, with the protein MSVVPPNRSQTGWPRGVNQFGNKYIQQTKPLTLERTINLYPLTNYTFGTKEPLYEKDSSVAARFQRMREEFDKIGMRRTVEGVLIVHEHRLPHVLLLQLGTTFFKLPGGELNPGEDEVEGLKRLMTEILGRQDGVLQDWVIDDCIGNWWRPNFEPPQYPYIPAHITKPKEHKKLFLVQLQEKALFAVPKNYKLVAAPLFELYDNAPGYGPIISSLPQLLSRFNNGTHWSS; encoded by the exons ATGTCCGTGGTGCCGCCCAATCGCTCGCAGACCGGCTGGCCCCGCGGGGTCAACCAGTTCGGCAACAAGTACATCCAGCAGACCAAGCCCCTCACCCTGGAGCGCACTATCAACCT GTACCCTCTTACCAATTACACTTTTGGTACAAAAGAGCCCCTCTATGAGAAGGACAGCTCCGTTGCAGCCAGATTTCAGCGGATGAGGGAGGAATTTGATAAAATTGGCATGAGGAGGACTGTAGAAGGGGTTTTGATTGTCCATGAGCACCGGCTACCCCATGTGTTACTGCTACAGCTGGGAACAACTTTCTTTAAACT ACCTGGTGGTGAGCTTAACCCAGGAGAAGATGAAGTTGAAGGACTAAAACGCTTAATGACAGAG ATATTGGGTCGTCAAGATGGAGTCCTGCAAGACTGGGTTATTGATGACTGCATTGGTAACTGGTGGAGACCAAATTTTGAACCTCCTCAG tATCCATATATTCCTgcacatattacaaaacctaaggAACATAAGAAGTTGTTTTTGGTTCAGCTTCAAGAGAAGG cCTTGTTTGCAGTCCCTAAAAATTACAAGCTGGTAGCTGCACCACTGTTTGAACTGTATGACAATGCACCTGGATATGGACCCATCATTTCTAGTCTCCCCCAGCTTTTGAGCAG
- the NUDT21 gene encoding cleavage and polyadenylation specificity factor subunit 5 isoform X2, whose product MSVVPPNRSQTGWPRGVNQFGNKYIQQTKPLTLERTINLYPLTNYTFGTKEPLYEKDSSVAARFQRMREEFDKIGMRRTVEGVLIVHEHRLPHVLLLQLGTTFFKLPGGELNPGEDEVEGLKRLMTEILGRQDGVLQDWVIDDCIGNWWRPNFEPPQYPYIPAHITKPKEHKKLFLVQLQEKALFAVPKNYKLVAAPLFELYDNAPGYGPIISSLPQLLSRFNFIYN is encoded by the exons ATGTCCGTGGTGCCGCCCAATCGCTCGCAGACCGGCTGGCCCCGCGGGGTCAACCAGTTCGGCAACAAGTACATCCAGCAGACCAAGCCCCTCACCCTGGAGCGCACTATCAACCT GTACCCTCTTACCAATTACACTTTTGGTACAAAAGAGCCCCTCTATGAGAAGGACAGCTCCGTTGCAGCCAGATTTCAGCGGATGAGGGAGGAATTTGATAAAATTGGCATGAGGAGGACTGTAGAAGGGGTTTTGATTGTCCATGAGCACCGGCTACCCCATGTGTTACTGCTACAGCTGGGAACAACTTTCTTTAAACT ACCTGGTGGTGAGCTTAACCCAGGAGAAGATGAAGTTGAAGGACTAAAACGCTTAATGACAGAG ATATTGGGTCGTCAAGATGGAGTCCTGCAAGACTGGGTTATTGATGACTGCATTGGTAACTGGTGGAGACCAAATTTTGAACCTCCTCAG tATCCATATATTCCTgcacatattacaaaacctaaggAACATAAGAAGTTGTTTTTGGTTCAGCTTCAAGAGAAGG cCTTGTTTGCAGTCCCTAAAAATTACAAGCTGGTAGCTGCACCACTGTTTGAACTGTATGACAATGCACCTGGATATGGACCCATCATTTCTAGTCTCCCCCAGCTTTTGAGCAG
- the OGFOD1 gene encoding prolyl 3-hydroxylase OGFOD1 — MSGKRPAEPVPGRAGKRGKKEVMAKFSDAVTEETLKKQVAEAWSRRTPFRHEAIVMDMDPFLHCVIPNFIESENFLEGLQKELLNLDFHEKYNDLYKFQQSDDLKKRREPHICALRKILFEHFRAWLSDISKIDLESTIDVSCAKYEFSDALLCHDDELEGRRIAFILYLVPPWDRSLGGTLDLYNVDEHFQPKQIVKSLIPSWNTLVFFEVSPVSFHQVSEVLSEEKSRLSISGWFHGPSLTRPPTYFEPLIPRSPHIPQDHEILYDWINPTYLDMEYQVQIQEEFEESSEILLKEFLKPEKFAEVCEALEKGDVEWSSRGPPNKRFYEKAEESKLPDILKDCMALFRSETMFLLLSNFTGLKLHFLAPSEEGELEDKKEGEAASAADDTEEGPSRSSEPESRRAAISSSSQQSNEQTDPEPEENDAKKESSVPTCQGELRHWKTGHYTLIHDNSKTEFALDLLLYCGCEGWEPEYGGFTSYIAKGEDEELLTVNPENNSLALVYRDRETLKFVKHINHRSLEQKKTFPNRTGFWDFSFVYYE; from the exons ATGAGTGGTAAGCGGCCTGCTGAGCCCGTCCCGGGCCGGGCTGGGAAAAGGGGAAAGAAGGAGGTGATGGCGAAGTTTTCGGATGCTGTCACGGAGGAAACCTTGAAAAAGCAGGTGGCTGAGGCCTGGAGTCGCAGGACGCCGTTCCGCCACG AAGCCATTGTCATGGACATGGACCCCTTTCTTCACTGTGTGATCCCGAACTTCATCGAAAGCGAAAACTTCTTGGAAGGACTTCAGAAGGAACTTTTGAACTTGGACTTCCATGAAAAGTATAATGATTTATATAAGTTCCAGCAG TCTGATGAtctgaagaagagaagagagcctCACATCTGTGCTTTAAG GAAAATTCTGTTTGAACATTTCCGGGCTTGGCTTTCAGACATTTCGAAGATTGACCTGGAATCAACCATTGATGTATCCTGTGCTAAATATGAATTCTCAG ATGCCCTGCTCTGCCATGACGACGAGCTGGAAGGACGCCGGATTGCCTTCATTCTTTACCTGGTTCCTCCCTGGGACAGGAGCTTGGGGGGCACCCTGGACCTGTACAACGTTGACG AACACTTTCAGCCGAAGCAGATTGTCAAGTCTCTTATCCCTTCGTGGAACACACTGGTTTTCTTCGAAGTGTCTCCAGTATCCTTTCACCAG GTTTCCGAAGTCCTGTCTGAAGAAAAGTCGCGTTTGTCCATCAGCGGCTGGTTTCATGGTCCTTCACTGACCAGGCCTCCCACCTACTTTGAACCTCTCATACCTCGGAGCCCTCACATCCCACAAGAT CATGAAATTTTGTACGACTGGATCAACCCTACTTATCTCGACATGGAGTACCAAGTTCAAATTCAGGAAGAATTTGAAGAAAGCTCTGAAATTCTCCTAAAAGAGTTCCTTAAG CCTGAGAAATTTGCAGAGGTGTGTGAGGCTTTGGAGAAAGGAGATGTGGAATGGAGCAGCAGAGGTCCCCCTAACAAAAG GTTTTACGAGAAGGCCGAGGAGAGCAAACTTCCCGACATCCTGAAGGACTGCATGGCATTATTTCGCTCCGAGACAATGTTCTTGCTGCTCTCCAACTTCACAGGCCTGAAACTTCACTTCTTGGCCCCTTCAGAAGAAGGTGAGCTTGAGgacaaaaaagagggagaagcagCCTCTGCTGCTGATGACACTGAAGAAGGGCCTAGCCGCAGTTCTGAGCCAGAGAGCAGGCGGGCGGCCATCAGCAGCAGCAGTCAGCAGAGCAACGAACAGACGGACCCAGAGCCAGAGGAAAATGATGCAAAGAAAG aatCAAGTGTTCCCACATGCCAGGGGGAACTGAGGCATTGGAAGACTGGTCACTACACTTTAATCCATGACAACAGCAAGACTGAATTTGCCCTGGACTTACTTCTCTACTGTGGCTGTGAAG GCTGGGAGCCAGAGTATGGTGGCTTCACCTCCTACATTGCCAAAGGAGAAGATGAAGAG CTGCTAACAGTGAATCCAGAGAACAATTCTTTGGCGTTGGTCTACAGAGATAGAGAGACTCTGAAATTCGTCAAGCATATTAACCACCGAAGCCTAGAACAAAAGAAAACTTTCCCAAACAGAACAGGTTTCTGGGACTTTTCatttgtctattatgaataa